Sequence from the Zeugodacus cucurbitae isolate PBARC_wt_2022May chromosome 2, idZeuCucr1.2, whole genome shotgun sequence genome:
taattatttacatttaatttacacGAACTACATATGATCAGATGTAACTATATAGTTTGATTTATGTGAAAATCGACAGACTTTGTGGAACTCaatgaatttcaaaaatgtattgtaTAATGTACAGTAAAGTGATACTTAATAATGCGGTGCTTAAGATGAAATCTTTGTAATAAAAATGCGCATTTAATGTTAAAATGATTTCtcataaatgaaatattccaCTTTTATTATTCATCATCGTACATGCATAATCGTAAAGGAGTTCGAATGAAGCAATCTGAATGTGTTTGTAACCAATCAAAATTATTATCCATAGATTTCTAAACGTTTCTGCTCCATAAACCATTCCAGTTGTACTCTTTGATTAGAAATATCACTTCAATGAGCCGCACAATGGAGGCGTTAAAGAAAAGTCCAGCAATGCCGCCCACCGAAACTAGTaaataaagcataaaaatattgaaaatttaagaatatagATTAGAGATTGGAgtacaaaattatatactttttcTTATGTACTTACTTAACAAGTCTAGCGGTGTCTTAGTAACTCGTCGTATATAACGTTGCGTCGGTAGTTCAACGAGTGCGACATGCACCTGCGTGACATCCATATCACTTTCACTCTCGCTGCGTTTCGTACAAATAAATACAGATTGCACAATTTTTCTAATTACTTCAGACAGCTGTACTCACCCATCTGGCGAACTATAAACGATATTGTATTCAGGTTCCTCGCACGAACTCATACAATCACACGATTTGCGCTCCAACTGTATTTCATCATAATACTTTGTGAGACAACTTAAGCCGCGATAATCGCACATGGGCACAGCTCCACTTTGCGCTGCAAGAAGCGTGAATTATCGTATCTGTTAATCATAATTTCGTGTAGCGGTGACTTACTTTTCACTGCAGGCGCTAGAAAATGACTGCTGCAATTGCAATGTTCCAGTTGTGCTTTCAGACCGCACTCAACAATACAAGTGGAATAGCTATAGAACTCATAGAGACCCACTTCAAGTCCCCAATCTGTGCGTTCGTTGCTGAAGCGACAACGGCGCTGATCCAACGAAAGCTGATAGACGCTAGGATGATTGTATACCTCCATGACATTGATGATGATCTCTTTGGAGCTGCCAAGCAACACAGTCTCGCGAATAGTACTCTCGAAGAAGTGAAGTGGTATGTCGATGGGTG
This genomic interval carries:
- the LOC105219334 gene encoding pickpocket protein 11 is translated as MMANSLRLFLKCSFMLMSSYYTLPFLVKLCVGLVNNFFASSVSFNMDTLFINWNTSFPAITVCEIYNGEKIWDMSEQYFGTDHDLQMDDFVGEVVFFRGTCTTCDKCDYIKCPQNFTELLARFRGKCAQLLLNCRYTNKHFNCCDEFLPIHTEYGICFAFNSNQARKNAQMQFASSRETGPGILRFDASADIQLHIHPPIDIPLHFFESTIRETVLLGSSKEIIINVMEVYNHPSVYQLSLDQRRCRFSNERTDWGLEVGLYEFYSYSTCIVECGLKAQLEHCNCSSHFLAPAVKTQSGAVPMCDYRGLSCLTKYYDEIQLERKSCDCMSSCEEPEYNIVYSSPDGESESDMDVTQVHVALVELPTQRYIRRVTKTPLDLLISVGGIAGLFFNASIVRLIEVIFLIKEYNWNGLWSRNV